In the genome of Bacillus sp. S3, one region contains:
- the mdh gene encoding malate dehydrogenase translates to MAFTRRKIAVIGAGFTGATAALMLAQKELGDVVLVDIPSQANPTRGKALDMLEASPVQGFNANITGTSNYEDILDADLVLITAGLPRKPGMSRDDLVATNAKIIKEVSENVKTYAPNSYIIVLSNPVDAMTYVCYKTTGFPKHRVIGQSGVLDTARFNTFVAQELNVSVEDISGFVLGGHGDDMVPLVRYSYAGGIPLERILSPERIEAIVERTRKGGGEIVNLLGQGSAYYAPAASMVQMAEAILKDKKRILPSIAYLEGEYGYSDIYLGVPTILGGNGIESIIEIPLTDEEKAALDQSAQSVQNVMSVLLSAKA, encoded by the coding sequence ATGGCTTTTACTCGCAGAAAGATCGCTGTCATCGGGGCAGGGTTTACCGGTGCAACCGCTGCGCTGATGCTGGCACAAAAAGAACTGGGAGATGTCGTATTAGTTGACATTCCTTCACAAGCAAACCCAACTAGAGGGAAGGCACTGGATATGCTGGAGGCAAGTCCTGTTCAAGGCTTTAATGCCAACATAACCGGCACTTCCAATTATGAGGATATTCTGGACGCTGACTTAGTCTTAATCACTGCTGGCCTGCCAAGAAAGCCAGGCATGAGCCGGGACGACTTAGTGGCAACCAATGCCAAGATTATCAAAGAAGTTTCAGAGAATGTGAAAACATATGCCCCAAACAGTTACATTATTGTTTTAAGTAATCCGGTTGATGCGATGACATATGTATGTTATAAAACAACCGGTTTTCCGAAACACCGCGTCATCGGCCAATCTGGTGTGTTGGATACAGCGCGTTTTAATACCTTTGTTGCCCAGGAACTAAATGTATCGGTAGAAGACATCTCTGGGTTTGTCCTTGGCGGCCACGGAGATGATATGGTCCCATTAGTGCGCTATTCCTATGCAGGCGGAATTCCGCTTGAAAGAATCCTTTCACCGGAAAGGATCGAAGCCATTGTGGAAAGAACACGAAAAGGGGGCGGAGAAATCGTAAACCTGCTTGGCCAAGGCAGCGCCTACTATGCTCCGGCAGCCTCTATGGTCCAAATGGCAGAAGCCATTTTAAAAGATAAGAAACGGATCTTGCCATCTATCGCCTATCTTGAGGGAGAATACGGTTATAGCGATATTTACTTAGGTGTACCCACCATTTTAGGCGGAAACGGCATCGAAAGCATCATCGAAATCCCCTTGACGGATGAAGAAAAGGCCGCACTAGATCAATCTGCACAATCAGTACAAAATGTAATGTCCGTCCTGTTATCAGCTAAAGCTTAA
- a CDS encoding BMC domain-containing protein produces MGRALGMIETRGLIGSIEAADAMLKAADVTLVRQEKVDAALVTVLVQGDVSAVQAAVEVGKMAAARVGELVSAHVIPHPDESIKDVLLKKDQVTEPANKKDIPSENKRAAKKKAEPSQAGKTEKQPDEEK; encoded by the coding sequence ATGGGTAGAGCATTAGGAATGATCGAAACAAGAGGACTCATTGGTTCCATCGAAGCGGCTGATGCCATGTTGAAAGCGGCTGATGTCACATTAGTGAGGCAGGAAAAAGTAGATGCCGCACTTGTTACCGTTTTGGTGCAAGGGGATGTCAGTGCCGTCCAAGCGGCTGTTGAAGTTGGCAAAATGGCAGCAGCAAGAGTCGGGGAGCTAGTTTCCGCTCATGTCATCCCCCATCCAGATGAATCCATCAAGGATGTTTTATTAAAGAAGGATCAAGTAACAGAGCCTGCTAATAAAAAGGATATTCCTTCTGAAAATAAGAGAGCCGCTAAGAAGAAAGCCGAACCGTCTCAAGCAGGGAAAACTGAAAAACAACCTGATGAAGAAAAATAG
- a CDS encoding EutN/CcmL family microcompartment protein, giving the protein MQLGTVIGNVWATKKEDELRGLKFLFVQPELPNRIPSGDPFIAVDRIGAGFGDQVLVTRGSAAANMSGGTNLPIDALIIGIIDSVDVEMK; this is encoded by the coding sequence ATGCAATTGGGGACAGTAATTGGTAATGTCTGGGCTACAAAGAAAGAGGATGAACTAAGGGGGTTGAAGTTTTTATTTGTTCAACCTGAGTTACCAAATCGAATCCCTTCAGGAGATCCGTTTATTGCCGTGGATCGAATTGGTGCCGGTTTTGGCGATCAAGTCCTCGTTACTCGAGGTAGTGCAGCTGCTAATATGTCCGGTGGAACAAATTTACCGATTGATGCCCTTATCATTGGGATTATTGATTCCGTCGATGTTGAAATGAAATGA